A region from the Salicibibacter cibarius genome encodes:
- a CDS encoding TRAP transporter permease: MNRIHGPWKVIVIIATLLGVLLSVNHVFYLRLFGFAPLQNEYLYYLLATFMSISFLVLPAKKTDTSIRYYDVICFALTLVATLYLGLNSERIILEGWDWVAPVAPTIAAVVLWVLVLEILRRAGGKILFAICGIISIYPLFAHVIPVYFLQGQNFDFITLANNHIMSTNSVLGVPLDTVGSLVVGFLVFGVILTHTGGGTFFFKLAQSVFGSQRGGEAKVSVAGSAFFGMLSGSAISNTVTTGQMTIPAMKQSGYDSEYAAAVEATSSTGGTIAPPIMGSAAFIMASFVGVAYLEIVVAAAIPAALYFIAVFLQVDGYAAKHDLRGIPKRELPPVLKTLSQGWIYLASMITLILVLVFIQSEGQAPYYASALILILATLRKSTRFSLQNLGDMIVDTGKVLGEIISLIAGVGLIVGAFSATGVSFSFSRELVMMAGDNLLLLLIAGAITSFILGMGMTVSASYIFLAIVLAPALVGVGVDPIAAHLFVLYWATASYITPPVALASFTASGIANSSPLKTSVVSTKLGIVTFFIPFFIVYQPALIWSGTLTESLLSIGTALVGVFLIASALQGYLIGYGSMTMIHRVIFSIGGIAMLVPNFAVNMIVVTMLIIFYVITYISKKIGNTTEENVSQR; this comes from the coding sequence TTGAATCGTATACACGGACCTTGGAAAGTCATTGTTATCATCGCGACGCTTTTAGGGGTATTATTATCCGTTAATCATGTTTTTTATCTACGATTATTCGGATTTGCTCCGTTACAAAATGAATATTTATATTATTTACTTGCCACATTTATGTCAATCTCATTCCTAGTGTTGCCAGCTAAGAAAACAGATACCTCCATTCGTTATTACGATGTTATCTGTTTTGCGTTGACACTTGTCGCAACCCTTTATTTAGGCCTCAACAGTGAGCGCATTATTTTGGAAGGATGGGACTGGGTGGCACCGGTAGCACCGACCATTGCCGCGGTTGTACTATGGGTGCTTGTTCTTGAAATATTACGCCGGGCCGGAGGGAAGATTTTATTTGCCATTTGCGGTATCATATCGATTTATCCGCTTTTTGCCCATGTGATCCCGGTGTATTTTTTACAAGGGCAAAACTTCGACTTTATTACCTTGGCAAATAACCATATCATGAGTACAAATAGTGTGCTTGGTGTTCCTTTGGATACGGTGGGGTCATTGGTTGTTGGGTTCCTAGTGTTTGGCGTGATTCTCACACATACCGGAGGAGGTACGTTTTTCTTCAAGTTGGCGCAGTCGGTTTTTGGTAGTCAAAGAGGTGGAGAGGCGAAAGTTTCCGTTGCGGGGAGCGCATTTTTTGGGATGTTAAGCGGGAGTGCGATTTCAAATACCGTGACGACCGGTCAAATGACGATCCCAGCGATGAAGCAATCCGGATACGATTCCGAGTATGCGGCGGCCGTTGAAGCAACCTCATCAACCGGTGGAACGATTGCACCGCCTATCATGGGTTCTGCCGCTTTTATTATGGCATCGTTCGTCGGCGTTGCGTATTTAGAAATTGTAGTGGCGGCGGCCATTCCGGCAGCTTTGTATTTTATAGCTGTGTTTCTCCAGGTAGATGGCTATGCTGCCAAACATGATTTACGCGGGATTCCGAAAAGGGAGTTGCCACCGGTGTTAAAGACTTTAAGCCAAGGTTGGATTTACCTGGCAAGCATGATAACGCTGATTCTCGTTCTCGTGTTTATTCAATCGGAGGGACAAGCGCCGTACTATGCCAGCGCTTTAATTCTTATTTTGGCTACATTACGGAAGTCTACACGTTTTAGTTTGCAGAATCTCGGAGATATGATCGTGGACACTGGCAAAGTGCTTGGAGAAATTATTTCCTTGATTGCGGGTGTCGGTTTAATCGTAGGAGCTTTTTCTGCAACAGGCGTTTCCTTCTCATTCTCAAGAGAACTGGTTATGATGGCAGGTGATAATCTTTTACTGCTATTGATTGCCGGCGCGATCACAAGTTTCATTCTCGGTATGGGGATGACCGTTTCTGCAAGTTATATCTTTTTAGCTATTGTGTTGGCTCCTGCATTAGTAGGGGTTGGTGTTGATCCTATTGCGGCCCATTTATTCGTTCTATACTGGGCAACTGCATCTTACATTACACCGCCTGTCGCGCTTGCCTCGTTTACGGCATCCGGAATAGCAAATTCGAGCCCATTGAAAACATCAGTTGTATCGACAAAATTGGGTATCGTTACGTTTTTCATCCCGTTTTTCATTGTGTACCAACCTGCATTAATTTGGAGTGGCACATTGACGGAATCGCTACTTAGCATCGGTACGGCATTGGTCGGCGTCTTCCTTATTGCATCCGCGTTGCAAGGATATCTTATTGGCTATGGCAGCATGACAATGATTCACAGGGTCATTTTCTCTATTGGTGGTATCGCGATGCTAGTTCCTAACTTCGCAGTAAATATGATTGTCGTTACAATGTTGATAATCTTTTATGTTATTACTTATATAAGCAAGAAGATAGGGAATACAACGGAAGAAAACGTGAGTCAAAGGTAA
- a CDS encoding TAXI family TRAP transporter solute-binding subunit — translation MNYHRSSVFILLLVVGFILSSCSNPRASSETLEIGENGEQMPEDMVWSVYDINAGGYAEASAVANEITEAYGTQIRMLPSSSGVGRMMPLYLRDADVGKIGDEVKFAFEGTEEFFHLGWGPQDMRAIWAPIAPFGIAVREDSNIESIEDLEGMRVPHISGNTSINIKTESILAFGGLTFDDVDVVEFNDYGGQGEALIQGELDVASINPLAGGMFEADSLDGIRWLQMPASDEEGWDRVHDVASWFNPREIDDGAGMTDVNEILGHAYLFAGYADQDEEDMYAFTKSMVEQYENYEGATANMWTYHPDEIVASPAEMGVPYHEGSIQYLEEIGIWDEEKQEENDALIERQEQLQEAWTIVQEEAEDMNLSEDEQEEHWLERKEELVPEDF, via the coding sequence TTGAACTATCATCGTTCTAGCGTTTTTATTTTGCTGTTAGTGGTGGGATTTATATTATCAAGCTGTTCGAATCCAAGAGCTTCATCGGAAACGCTTGAAATAGGCGAAAATGGTGAACAAATGCCGGAAGATATGGTGTGGAGTGTATATGATATTAATGCCGGGGGATATGCAGAGGCGTCTGCTGTGGCCAATGAGATTACAGAAGCATATGGCACGCAAATACGCATGCTTCCATCTTCAAGTGGTGTTGGCCGCATGATGCCTCTTTATTTAAGAGATGCGGATGTCGGCAAAATTGGAGATGAAGTTAAGTTTGCATTTGAAGGGACGGAGGAATTTTTCCATCTAGGCTGGGGTCCTCAAGATATGCGCGCCATATGGGCACCGATTGCCCCATTTGGTATAGCTGTGCGCGAGGACTCAAATATCGAATCAATTGAAGATTTGGAAGGAATGCGCGTTCCTCATATTAGCGGAAATACGTCCATTAATATAAAGACAGAGTCTATACTTGCTTTCGGCGGATTGACCTTTGATGACGTCGATGTCGTTGAATTTAACGATTATGGGGGACAAGGAGAGGCGCTAATTCAAGGTGAACTTGATGTTGCGTCGATCAATCCATTAGCCGGAGGGATGTTTGAAGCGGATAGCCTTGACGGGATTCGCTGGTTGCAAATGCCGGCGTCCGATGAAGAAGGATGGGATCGAGTTCATGACGTTGCATCCTGGTTTAATCCAAGAGAAATAGATGATGGTGCCGGGATGACCGATGTGAATGAAATTTTAGGACATGCTTATTTGTTTGCTGGATATGCAGACCAAGATGAGGAAGATATGTATGCATTTACGAAATCTATGGTCGAGCAGTACGAGAACTATGAAGGGGCGACCGCCAATATGTGGACCTATCACCCTGATGAAATCGTTGCGAGTCCGGCAGAAATGGGCGTGCCTTATCATGAAGGTTCCATCCAATATCTTGAAGAAATTGGAATATGGGATGAAGAGAAGCAAGAAGAGAATGATGCCTTAATTGAGCGTCAGGAACAGCTTCAAGAAGCGTGGACTATTGTTCAGGAGGAAGCAGAAGATATGAATCTATCCGAGGACGAACAAGAGGAGCACTGGTTAGAGCGAAAAGAAGAGCTAGTGCCGGAGGACTTCTAG